One candidate division KSB1 bacterium genomic window carries:
- a CDS encoding type I restriction endonuclease subunit R, producing the protein VLQARFAKLMEQGRAEYLTAESTENTEKIFADSAPSVVNNDKLAEAVLERFRDKDRRETFYRFFRELEELYEILSPDPFLRPYLENYQRLLEMYRLLRAAYEPHVPVDKSFLRKTAEIVQKHTRGGVVREPQATYQLGPNALLALVREEKPETVKVFNLLKELHRLVEEQGHTAPYLFSIGERAEEIRRRFEERQIEAQEALVELEQLVCEYAEAENERCNRVGEGAGRPYAPQAFAVEWWLRARKVDPQQALQVAQTIEIAFAEFPHWMTNRKQEGGLRSRLYKSLLDIGITEVVAWADAILNLLRRAAE; encoded by the coding sequence AGGTCTTGCAGGCGCGCTTTGCGAAGCTGATGGAGCAAGGCCGGGCAGAGTATCTCACCGCAGAGAGCACAGAGAACACAGAGAAAATCTTTGCGGATTCCGCGCCCTCCGTGGTGAACAATGACAAGCTTGCCGAGGCGGTGTTGGAGCGTTTCCGCGATAAAGACCGGCGCGAAACCTTCTACCGCTTCTTCCGCGAACTGGAAGAACTTTATGAAATCCTCTCGCCTGATCCGTTCCTACGCCCCTATCTGGAAAATTATCAACGTCTGCTGGAAATGTACCGCCTGTTGCGCGCCGCCTATGAGCCCCACGTACCGGTAGACAAATCCTTCCTTCGTAAAACGGCGGAAATCGTGCAGAAACACACCCGCGGCGGTGTCGTGCGGGAACCGCAGGCAACCTATCAGCTCGGACCCAATGCCCTTTTGGCGCTCGTACGCGAGGAAAAGCCCGAGACGGTCAAGGTCTTTAACCTGCTCAAAGAGCTGCACCGCCTGGTGGAAGAACAGGGACACACCGCGCCCTATCTGTTTTCCATCGGGGAGCGCGCCGAGGAAATCCGCCGCCGCTTCGAGGAACGACAGATCGAAGCGCAGGAGGCGCTTGTCGAACTCGAACAGCTGGTGTGCGAATATGCGGAAGCCGAGAATGAACGCTGCAACCGAGTGGGTGAGGGCGCCGGCCGCCCCTATGCGCCTCAAGCGTTTGCAGTGGAATGGTGGCTGCGTGCCCGTAAAGTTGATCCGCAACAGGCGTTGCAGGTCGCGCAAACAATAGAAATCGCCTTTGCGGAATTTCCCCACTGGATGACCAACCGCAAACAGGAAGGCGGCCTTCGCAGCCGCCTATATAAATCTTTGCTGGACATCGGCATTACCGAGGTGGTTGCTTGGGCCGATGCGATCCTGAACCTGCTGCGGAGGGCTGCCGAGTGA
- a CDS encoding M48 family metallopeptidase, which translates to MRKRAPERQPLEQAVPQDLFRAEVAAWAQRIGVAVREIRIRTMKRKWASCSSQGRLTFDAGLLQQPAEFRREVIVHELLHLKVPNHGPLFKLLLKAYLESAY; encoded by the coding sequence GTGAGAAAACGCGCCCCTGAACGGCAGCCGTTGGAGCAGGCAGTCCCGCAGGACCTTTTTCGCGCCGAGGTGGCGGCCTGGGCTCAACGCATCGGCGTGGCTGTGCGCGAGATCCGCATCCGCACGATGAAGCGCAAGTGGGCGAGCTGCTCGTCGCAGGGACGCCTGACCTTCGATGCCGGTCTTTTGCAGCAACCGGCCGAGTTTCGCCGCGAGGTGATTGTACATGAGCTTCTTCATCTCAAAGTGCCCAATCACGGTCCATTGTTTAAATTACTGTTAAAAGCCTATTTAGAGTCCGCGTATTAA
- a CDS encoding polyphosphate kinase 2 family protein: MNPFLVPPNTRVDLSQWDPADDRGLGIDKKKAEKKIEKLNDRLEALQELLYAEGKHKVLVVLQGMDTSGKDGVIRHVFDGVNPQGVRVAAFKRPTPEELAHDYLWRVHKQTPAAGEIVIFNRSHYEDVLVVRVHGLVPEKVWKRRFEHINHFERLLADEGTTIVKFFLHISPEEQKKRLQERLEKPEKQWKFNVGDLAERKLWSEYMRAYEDVLSKTSTDWAPWYIVPSDKKWLRNLVISTILVEMLEGLKMSSPKPAQDLSGVVIE; encoded by the coding sequence ATGAACCCTTTTCTCGTTCCGCCGAACACGCGCGTCGATTTAAGTCAATGGGATCCGGCCGATGACCGCGGTCTGGGAATCGACAAGAAAAAAGCCGAAAAGAAAATCGAAAAGCTGAACGACCGGCTCGAGGCGCTGCAGGAGCTGCTCTACGCCGAGGGCAAACACAAGGTGCTGGTGGTGCTGCAGGGAATGGACACCAGCGGCAAGGACGGCGTTATACGCCACGTCTTCGACGGCGTCAATCCGCAGGGCGTGCGGGTGGCGGCGTTCAAACGGCCGACGCCCGAAGAGCTGGCGCACGATTATCTGTGGCGCGTGCACAAACAAACGCCGGCAGCGGGCGAGATCGTCATCTTTAACCGCAGCCATTACGAAGATGTGCTCGTGGTGCGCGTCCATGGACTGGTTCCAGAAAAGGTGTGGAAGCGCCGCTTTGAGCACATCAACCATTTCGAGCGCCTGCTCGCCGACGAAGGCACGACGATTGTGAAATTTTTCCTGCACATCAGTCCCGAGGAGCAGAAAAAGCGGCTGCAGGAACGGCTCGAAAAGCCGGAAAAGCAGTGGAAGTTCAACGTCGGCGATTTGGCCGAACGTAAGCTTTGGTCAGAGTATATGCGCGCTTATGAAGACGTGCTGAGTAAAACCAGCACCGACTGGGCGCCGTGGTACATTGTGCCGTCCGATAAAAAATGGCTGCGAAATCTGGTCATCTCGACGATTCTGGTCGAGATGCTGGAAGGATTAAAGATGAGCTCCCCGAAACCGGCGCAGGATTTGAGCGGCGTCGTTATTGAATGA